A genome region from Prionailurus viverrinus isolate Anna chromosome A3, UM_Priviv_1.0, whole genome shotgun sequence includes the following:
- the ADNP gene encoding activity-dependent neuroprotector homeobox protein, giving the protein MFQLPVNNLGSLRKARKTVKKILSDIGLEYCKEHIEDFKQFEPNDFYLKNTTWEDVGLWDPSLTKNQDYRTKPFCCSACPFSSKFFSAYKSHFRNVHSEDFENRILLNCPYCTFNADKKTLETHIKIFHAPNASAPSSSLSTFKDKSKNDGLKPKQADSVEQAVYYCKKCTYRDPLYEIVRKHIYREHFQHVAAPYIAKAGEKSLNGAVPLGSNAREESSIHCKRCLFMPKSYEALVQHVIEDHERIGYQVTAMIGHTNVVVPRSKPLMLIAPKPQEKKGMGLQSRIGSLASGNVRSLPSQQMVNRLSIPKPNLNSTGVNMMSNVHLQQNNYGVKSVGQGYGVGQSMRLGLGGNAPVSIPQQSQSVKQLLPSGNGRSYGLGSEQRSQAPARYSLQSANASALSSGQLKSPSLSQSQASRVLGQSSSKPTAAATGPPPANTSSTQKWKICTICNELFPENVYSVHFEKEHKAEKVPAVANYIMKIHNFTSKCLYCNRYLPTDTLLNHMLIHGLSCPYCRSTFNDVEKMAAHMRMVHIDEEMGPKTDSTLSFDLTLQQGSHTNIHLLVTTYNLRDAPAESVAYHAQNNPPVPPKPQPKVQEKADIPVKSSPQAAVPYKKDVGKTLCPLCFSILKGPISDALAHHLRERHQVIQTVHPVEKKLTYKCIHCLGVYTSNMTASTITLHLVHCRGVGKTQNGQDKTNAPSRLNQSPGLAPVKRTYEQVEFPLLKKRKLDEDSDSPSFFEEKPEEPVVLALDPKGHEDDSYEARKSFLTKYFNKQPYPTRREIEKLAASLWLWKSDIASHFSNKRKKCVRDCEKYKPGVLLGFNMKELNKVKHEMDFDAEWLFENHDEKDSRVNASKTADKKLSLGKDEDSSSDSFENLEEESNGSGSPFDPVFEVEPKLPNDNPEEHIPKVISEDALESEKLDQKEEDGSKYGTIHLTEEPAKLMHDASDSEVDQDDVVEWKDGASPSESGPGSQQVSDFEDNACEMKPGTWSDESSQSEDARSSKPAAKKKATVQGDREQLKWKNSSYGKVEGFWSKDQSQWKNASENDERLSNPQIEWQNSTIDSEDGEQFDNMTDGVAEPMHGSLAGVKLSSQQA; this is encoded by the exons ATGTTCCAACTTCCTGTCAACAATCTTGGCAGTTTAAGAAAAGCCCGgaaaactgtgaaaaaaatacTTAGTGACATTGGGTTGGAATACTGTAAAGAACACATAGAA GATTTTAAACAGTTTGAACCTAAtgacttttatttgaaaaacactaCATGGGAGGATGTAGGACTATGGGACCCTTCACTTACAAAAAATCAG gACTACCGGACAAAACCCTTTTGCTGCAGTGCTTGtccattttcttcaaaatttttctcTGCCTACAAAAGTCATTTCCGGAATGTCCATAGCGAAGACTTTGAAAATAGGATTCTCCTTAATTGCCCCTACTGTACCTTCAATGCAGACAAAAAGACTTTggaaacacacattaaaatatttcatgctccAAACGCCAGCGCACCAAGTAGCAGCCTCAGCACTTtcaaagataaaagcaaaaatgatggCCTTAAACCTAAGCAGGCTGACAGTGTAGAACAAGCTGTTTATTACTGTAAGAAGTGCACTTACCGAGATCCTCTTTATGAAATAGTTAGGAAGCACATTTACAGGGAACATTTTCAGCATGTGGCAGCACCTTACATAGCAAAGGCAGGTGAAAAATCACTCAACGGTGCAGTCCCTTTAGGTTCAAATGCCCGGGAAGAGAGCAGTATTCACTGCAAGCGATGCCTTTTCATGCCAAAGTCCTACGAAGCTTTGGTACAACATGTCATCGAAGACCACGAACGCATAGGCTATCAGGTCACTGCCATGATTGGGCACACAAATGTGGTGGTTCCCCGATCTAAACCTTTGATGCTGATTGCTCCCAAACCTCAAGAGAAGAAGGGCATGGGACTCCAGTCGAGAATTGGTTCCCTTGCTTCTGGAAATGTCCGGTCTTTGCCATCACAGCAGATGGTAAATCGACTCTCAATACCAAAGCCTAACTTAAATTCTACAGGAGTCAACATGATGTCTAATGTTCACCTCCAGCAGAATAACTATGGAGTCAAATCTGTAGGCCAGGGCTATGGCGTTGGTCAGTCAATGAGACTGGGTCTAGGTGGCAACGCACCAGTTTCCATCCCTCAGCAGTCTCAGTCTGTGAAGCAGCTACTTCCAAGTGGAAATGGAAGATCTTATGGGCTTGGGTCAGAGCAGAGGTCCCAGGCACCAGCAAGATACTCCCTGCAGTCTGCTAATGCCTCTGCTCTCTCGTCAGGCCAGTTaaagtctccctccctctcccagtcaCAGGCATCCAGAGTATTAGGTCAGTCCAGTTCCAAACCGACTGCAGCTGCCACGGGCCCTCCCCCAGCCAATACTTCCTCAACTCAAAAGTGGAAAATATGTACAATCTGTAACGAGCTTTTTCCTGAAAATGTCTATAGTGTGCACTTCGAAAAAGAACATAAAGCTGAGAAAGTCCCAGCAGTAGCCAACTACATTATGAAAATTCACAATTTTACTAGCAAATGCCTCTACTGTAATCGCTATTTGCCCACAGACACCCTGCTCAACCATATGTTAATTCACGGTCTGTCTTGTCCATATTGCCGTTCAACTTTCAATGATGTGGAAAAGATGGCGGCACACATGCGGATGGTTCACATTGATGAAGAGATGGGACCTAAGACAGATTCTACTTTGAGTTTTGATTTGACATTGCAGCAGGGTAGCCACACTAACATCCATCTCCTTGTAACCACATACAACCTGAGGGATGCCCCAGCCGAATCTGTTGCTTACCACGCCCAAAATAACCCTCCAGTCCCTCCAAAGCCACAGCCAAAAGTTCAGGAAAAGGCAGATATCCCTGTTAAAAGTTCACCTCAAGCAGCAGTGCCCTATAAAAAAGATGTCGGGAAAACCCTTTGCCCTCTTTGCTTTTCAATCCTAAAAGGACCCATATCTGATGCACTTGCACATCACCTACGAGAGAGGCACCAAGTTATTCAGACGGTTCATCCCGTGGAAAAAAAGCTCACCTACAAGTGCATCCATTGCCTTGGTGTGTATACCAGCAACATGACCGCCTCGACTATCACTCTGCATCTCGTTCACTGTAGGGGTGTCGGAAAGACCCAGAACGGCCAGGATAAGACAAACGCACCCTCTCGGCTTAATCAGTCACCAGGCCTAGCACCCGTGAAGCGCACTTACGAGCAAGTGGAATTTCCCTTGCTGAAAAAGCGAAAGTTAGATGAGGATAGCGATTCGCCCAGCTTCTTTGAGGAGAAGCCCGAGGAGCCTGTTGTGTTAGCTTTAGACCCCAAGGGTCACGAAGATGATTCCTACGAAGCCAGGAAAAGCTTCCTGACGAAGTATTTCAACAAACAGCCCTATCCCACCCGGAGAGAAATTGAGAAGCTGGCTGCCAGTTTATGGTTGTGGAAGAGTGACATTGCTTCCCATTTTAGCAACAAGAGGAAGAAGTGTGTCCGAGACTGTGAAAAGTACAAGCCCGGTGTGTTACTGGGCTTCAACATGAAAGAACTAAACAAAGTTAAGCACGAGATGGATTTTGATGCCGAGTGGCTGTTTGAGAATCACGATGAGAAGGATTCCAGAGTGAATGCTAGTAAAACTGCTGACAAAAAGCTCAGCCTTGGGAAGGACGAGGACAGCTCCTCAGACAGTTTTGAAAATTTGGAAGAAGAGTCCAATGGAAGTGGTAGCCCTTTTGACCCTGTGTTTGAAGTTGAGCCTAAGCTCCCTAACGATAACCCGGAGGAACACATACCGAAGGTCATTTCTGAGGATGCTTTAGAATCGGAGAAGCTAGACCAAAAAGAGGAGGATGGTTCAAAGTATGGAACTATTCATTTGACTGAGGAACCAGCCAAACTAATGCATGATGCTTCTGACAGTGAGGTTGACCAGGATGATGTTGTTGAGTGGAAAGACGGTGCTTCTCCGTCTGAGAGTGGTCCTGGTTCCCAGCAAGTGTCAGACTTTGAGGACAACGCGTGTGAAATGAAACCAGGAACCTGGTCTGATGAGTCTTCCCAGAGTGAAGATGCAAGAAGCAGTAAGCCAGCTGCCAAAAAAAAGGCTACCGTGCAAGGTGACAGAGAGCAGTTGAAATGGAAGAATAGTTCCTATGGAAAAGTCGAAGGGTTTTGGTCCAAGGACCAGTCACAGTGGAAGAATGCATCTGAAAATGATGAGCGCTTATCTAACCCACAGATTGAGTGGCAGAATAGCACAATTGACAGTGAGGACGGGGAGCAGTTTGACAACATGACTGATGGGGTTGCTGAGCCGATGCACGGCAGCCTCGCCGGAGTTAAACTGAGCAGCCAGCAGGCCTAA